Proteins co-encoded in one Campylobacter jejuni genomic window:
- a CDS encoding type I restriction endonuclease subunit R, protein MNNLMTQNDNTTIITEYKFTPKEPKAYQSEEDLEKFLIKELTLQGYERLNLSDINDLESNFKLQLQRLNNISFSPTEWESFYRQNITNLKLTFEDKTKMLQSDGFTLTLEKEDGSKKNIILIDRVNPINNHLQVISQLKNENGEFKNRYDVSILVNGLPLVHIELKRRGVNLKEAFNQIRRYQKESFLEGNALYEFVQIFIISNGTLTKYYSNTNQHKAKKSQNDNYAFCMSFSDAKNNIIEDLEDFAKTFLAKRNLLNILTKYCVFNADNELLIMRPYQIAASERIIDKIKIAHNHKHYGSVEAGGYIWHSTGSGKTLTSFKTAILATKLNFIQKVLFVVDRKDLDYQTQKEYDKFEKGAANATKNTNELKHRIESTKEDEKIIITTIQKLSKFVQKYENSRIFDSEIVFIFDECHRSQFGLMHEQIIKKFKKYYIFGFTGTPIFEENASKNYFVNNDKNLELKTTQSTFGVCLHSYTILNAIKDKNVLPFKVSYHSTMKQIESDSDKKILTIDRESSLLNDERIEKITSYILENFNRHTKRQSAYTLKNQRVQGFNAIFATASVDFAKKYYEEFSRQLKQNKQDLKVGIIYSYEQNEDLDEFASDSQSAKEFLSNAIKDYNSHFKSDFSLEKFDNYYKDISQKLKNKELDLLIVVNMFLTGFDSKTINTLYVDKNLKYHGLLQAFSRTNRILNEQKNCGNVVCFRDLENATNESLKMFGDEKASSIVLLENFAFYFEKYSALVDELKQKFELLNFPLKSEKEQREFIKIFNEILKLENILNLFDEFKNPLDIRDKQDYQSHYLELYNTLRKEKEKENINDDLIFEIELIKQNEINVDFILFLLEEYHKDSKEKTKENILKTIISNPSLRDKKELIQEFLNEIDHNKNSDYKSLFESFMQRKKEQELQQIIKDENLNGNLTKEYLDEAFELNFFQDKGEGIGRLLPLINPFAPKSEGNDEKRQQIIDKLKSFFDKFVVFLKKEENE, encoded by the coding sequence ATGAATAATTTAATGACGCAAAATGACAACACTACTATTATTACAGAATACAAATTCACACCGAAAGAGCCAAAAGCTTATCAAAGCGAAGAGGATTTAGAAAAATTTCTTATTAAAGAACTTACACTTCAAGGCTATGAGCGATTAAATTTAAGCGATATAAACGATCTTGAATCTAATTTTAAATTACAACTTCAAAGGCTTAATAATATCTCTTTTTCACCGACAGAATGGGAAAGTTTTTATAGGCAAAATATCACTAATCTTAAGCTAACTTTTGAAGATAAAACTAAAATGCTTCAAAGTGATGGTTTTACACTTACACTTGAAAAAGAAGATGGAAGCAAGAAAAATATTATTTTGATAGATAGAGTTAATCCTATTAATAATCACCTTCAAGTTATCTCGCAGCTAAAAAATGAAAATGGTGAGTTTAAAAATCGCTATGATGTTAGCATTTTAGTAAATGGACTGCCTTTAGTGCATATTGAGCTAAAAAGGCGTGGGGTGAATCTAAAAGAAGCTTTCAATCAAATCAGGCGTTATCAAAAAGAAAGCTTTTTAGAGGGCAATGCACTTTATGAATTTGTGCAAATTTTTATTATTTCAAATGGCACACTTACTAAATACTATAGCAACACAAACCAGCACAAAGCTAAAAAATCACAAAACGATAATTATGCTTTTTGTATGAGTTTTTCAGATGCTAAAAACAATATTATCGAAGATTTAGAAGACTTTGCAAAAACCTTTTTAGCTAAAAGAAATTTACTTAATATTCTTACAAAATATTGTGTTTTTAATGCAGATAATGAATTGCTTATCATGCGTCCTTATCAAATTGCAGCAAGTGAGAGGATTATAGATAAAATTAAAATCGCCCATAATCACAAACATTATGGTAGTGTAGAAGCAGGGGGCTATATATGGCATAGCACAGGAAGCGGAAAGACTTTAACTTCCTTTAAAACAGCGATTTTAGCCACAAAACTAAACTTTATTCAAAAAGTGCTTTTTGTTGTAGATAGGAAAGATTTAGACTATCAAACGCAAAAAGAATATGATAAATTTGAAAAAGGTGCAGCTAATGCCACTAAAAATACCAATGAGCTAAAGCATCGCATAGAAAGCACAAAAGAAGATGAGAAAATTATCATTACCACAATTCAAAAGCTTTCAAAATTCGTGCAAAAATATGAAAATTCTCGCATTTTTGATTCTGAAATCGTCTTTATTTTTGATGAATGCCATAGAAGTCAATTTGGCTTAATGCACGAACAAATTATCAAAAAATTTAAAAAATACTATATTTTTGGTTTTACTGGCACGCCGATTTTTGAAGAAAATGCTAGCAAAAATTATTTTGTTAATAATGATAAAAATTTAGAGCTTAAAACCACTCAAAGCACTTTTGGTGTTTGTTTGCACTCTTACACGATTTTAAATGCGATAAAAGATAAAAATGTCTTACCTTTTAAAGTAAGTTATCATTCTACAATGAAGCAAATTGAAAGTGATTCAGATAAGAAAATTCTAACCATTGATAGAGAATCAAGCCTTTTAAATGATGAAAGAATAGAAAAAATCACAAGCTATATTTTAGAGAATTTTAACCGCCATACCAAAAGACAAAGTGCCTACACGCTTAAAAATCAAAGAGTGCAAGGTTTTAACGCTATTTTTGCTACCGCTAGTGTGGATTTTGCCAAAAAATATTATGAAGAATTTAGCAGACAATTAAAACAAAACAAACAAGATTTAAAAGTTGGCATTATTTACTCTTATGAACAAAATGAAGATTTAGATGAGTTTGCAAGTGATAGTCAAAGTGCAAAAGAGTTTTTAAGCAATGCGATAAAAGATTATAATAGCCATTTTAAAAGTGATTTTAGCTTAGAAAAATTTGATAATTATTATAAAGATATATCCCAAAAGCTTAAAAACAAAGAGCTAGATTTGCTTATAGTTGTTAATATGTTTTTAACAGGCTTTGATTCTAAAACGATCAATACTCTTTATGTGGATAAAAATCTCAAATACCACGGACTACTCCAGGCTTTTTCACGCACCAATAGAATCTTAAATGAGCAAAAAAATTGCGGCAATGTCGTGTGTTTTAGAGATTTAGAAAATGCCACAAATGAAAGCTTAAAAATGTTTGGTGATGAAAAAGCATCAAGCATTGTTTTGCTAGAAAATTTTGCTTTTTATTTTGAAAAATATAGTGCGTTAGTGGATGAATTAAAACAAAAATTTGAACTTTTAAATTTTCCATTAAAAAGCGAAAAAGAGCAACGAGAATTCATTAAAATTTTCAATGAGATTCTAAAGCTTGAAAATATTTTAAATCTTTTTGATGAATTTAAAAATCCTTTAGATATCAGAGATAAACAAGACTATCAAAGCCATTATTTAGAGCTTTACAACACTCTAAGAAAAGAGAAAGAAAAAGAAAATATCAATGATGATTTAATCTTTGAAATCGAGCTGATTAAACAAAATGAGATCAATGTAGACTTTATATTGTTCTTGCTTGAAGAGTATCACAAAGATTCCAAAGAAAAGACAAAAGAAAATATTTTAAAAACCATTATTTCAAACCCAAGCTTAAGGGATAAAAAAGAGCTAATACAAGAGTTTTTAAACGAGATTGATCATAATAAAAATAGCGATTATAAAAGCCTTTTTGAGAGTTTTATGCAAAGAAAAAAAGAGCAAGAATTACAACAAATCATAAAAGATGAGAATTTAAATGGAAATTTGACAAAAGAATATTTAGATGAAGCCTTTGAGCTAAATTTCTTCCAAGATAAAGGAGAGGGCATAGGAAGACTTTTACCGCTTATTAATCCTTTTGCTCCAAAGAGTGAAGGAAATGACGAAAAACGACAGCAAATCATTGATAAACTTAAAAGTTTTTTTGATAAATTTGTAGTTTTTCTTAAAAAGGAAGAGAATGAATAA
- the putP gene encoding sodium/proline symporter PutP, whose amino-acid sequence MEVVQINTPIAVMFVVYALLMLYIGFYFYKQNKNSEDYFLGGRTMGPVISALSAGASDMSGWLLMGLPGALYVSGFIDSYIAIGLTIGASLNWIFVAKRLRIYTSVIANSLTIPDYFETRFDDDKHILRIVCAVVILIFFTFYVSSGLVSGAKLFESTFGIRYDYALTTGTIIIVAYTFLGGYKAVCWTDMIQGLLMMMALIIVPLVMLYHLGGFGEAMNIVREIKPQALSMGEGVGVISIISALAWGLGYFGQPHILVRFMSIRSTKDITMATFIGIAWMVVCLLSACMIGILGIAYVHKFELSLQDPEKIFIVMSQLLFNPWIAGILLSAILAAIMSTASSQLLVSSSTIVEDFYKKIFREDAPSHVVLNLGKLGVLLVAVIAFLISTDKNSSVLSIVSYAWAGFGASFGSVMLFSLFWSRMTRVGAILGMITGAATVVLWKNFANSGLYEIVPGFLAASVVIIIASLLTNVRSGTKAAYERMLKEL is encoded by the coding sequence ATGGAAGTGGTTCAAATTAATACCCCAATAGCAGTGATGTTTGTAGTTTATGCCTTATTGATGCTTTATATAGGTTTTTATTTTTATAAGCAAAATAAAAATTCAGAAGATTATTTTTTAGGTGGGCGTACTATGGGGCCTGTGATATCTGCGCTTAGCGCAGGGGCTTCTGATATGAGTGGTTGGCTTTTAATGGGATTACCAGGAGCTTTATATGTAAGTGGTTTTATAGATTCTTATATTGCAATTGGGCTTACTATAGGAGCTAGTTTAAATTGGATTTTTGTGGCAAAAAGACTTAGAATTTATACCAGTGTGATTGCAAATTCTTTGACTATTCCTGATTATTTTGAAACTCGTTTTGATGATGATAAACATATACTGCGCATCGTATGTGCGGTGGTAATTTTGATATTTTTTACCTTTTATGTTTCATCAGGGCTTGTAAGTGGAGCAAAACTTTTTGAAAGTACTTTTGGTATCAGATATGATTATGCTTTAACTACTGGAACGATTATTATTGTTGCTTATACTTTTTTAGGTGGATATAAGGCAGTTTGTTGGACGGATATGATACAAGGGCTTTTAATGATGATGGCTTTAATCATTGTGCCTTTGGTTATGCTTTATCATTTAGGTGGCTTTGGTGAAGCGATGAATATAGTAAGAGAAATAAAGCCACAAGCTTTATCTATGGGCGAAGGAGTAGGAGTTATAAGCATTATATCTGCACTTGCTTGGGGTTTGGGTTATTTTGGTCAACCACATATTTTAGTGCGTTTTATGTCGATTCGTTCTACTAAAGATATTACTATGGCCACTTTTATAGGTATTGCTTGGATGGTGGTTTGTCTTTTAAGTGCTTGTATGATAGGTATTTTGGGCATAGCTTATGTGCATAAATTTGAATTAAGTTTGCAAGATCCTGAAAAGATTTTCATCGTGATGTCGCAGCTTTTATTTAATCCTTGGATAGCAGGTATTTTACTCAGTGCTATTTTAGCGGCTATTATGAGTACGGCAAGTTCACAATTGCTGGTTTCAAGTTCTACTATAGTGGAAGATTTTTATAAAAAGATTTTTAGAGAAGATGCGCCAAGTCATGTTGTATTAAATTTAGGTAAATTAGGTGTTTTACTAGTAGCTGTAATAGCGTTTTTGATTTCTACTGATAAAAATTCAAGTGTTTTGAGTATAGTTTCTTATGCATGGGCTGGATTTGGAGCTTCTTTTGGTTCTGTAATGCTTTTTTCTTTATTTTGGAGTAGGATGACAAGAGTAGGAGCGATCTTAGGTATGATAACGGGAGCTGCTACTGTGGTGCTTTGGAAGAATTTTGCAAATTCGGGTCTTTATGAAATAGTTCCAGGATTTTTAGCAGCTTCGGTGGTGATTATTATTGCAAGTTTACTTACTAATGTCCGCTCAGGAACTAAAGCTGCTTATGAAAGGATGTTAAAAGAGCTTTGA
- the yedF gene encoding sulfurtransferase-like selenium metabolism protein YedF, which produces MKIDCRNLSCPQPIVETKNALEKLQENEILEIVLNSIISKNNVVKFLNSLNLNPIIDENAQEFCIKVQKKNFNSSEVNIHDYNVLFLKTDKVGEGELGQNLLVGFLSTLTNLDHAPSKILCVNESVLINVDENHKAHLAMKELENLGIEIISCGACLEFFNKSKELKIGNIGNAYEILNELFGKAKIITL; this is translated from the coding sequence ATGAAAATTGATTGTCGCAATCTTTCTTGTCCTCAGCCTATAGTTGAAACAAAAAACGCTCTTGAAAAACTTCAAGAAAATGAAATTTTAGAAATTGTTTTAAATTCTATTATTTCAAAAAATAATGTTGTAAAATTTCTTAACTCTTTAAATTTAAATCCTATTATAGATGAAAATGCACAAGAGTTTTGCATCAAAGTACAAAAAAAGAATTTTAATTCTAGTGAAGTAAATATTCACGATTATAATGTTTTATTTTTAAAAACCGACAAAGTGGGTGAGGGTGAATTGGGACAAAATTTACTTGTAGGATTTTTAAGTACCTTAACAAATTTAGATCATGCTCCAAGTAAAATTCTTTGCGTAAATGAAAGTGTTTTAATCAATGTTGATGAAAATCATAAAGCACATTTAGCTATGAAAGAACTTGAAAATTTAGGTATTGAGATCATAAGTTGTGGAGCTTGTCTAGAATTTTTTAATAAAAGTAAAGAACTTAAAATAGGAAATATAGGCAATGCTTATGAAATTTTAAACGAGCTTTTTGGTAAAGCAAAAATCATCACTCTATAA
- the putA gene encoding proline dehydrogenase family protein codes for MIQKALALAEELQGQIEANISNSEKEFHAKMQKLLNNPKNKVMLIELLDRSFRCKDKNASFELIEYTLSKYGIADFFSTFEKFLLFSFLNFGKFAPNLSVPFFVKHLREDTKAMVLDANPSVLEPHIKKRKEQDKITLNVNLIGEEVLGEAESKYRMQKYEDALKSSYITYISIKITTIFSQINIIDFDYSKEEVVKRLDYLYALALEEEKKQGVSKFINLDMEEFRDLELTVAAFMESVAKFDIKAGIVLQAYIPDSYEYLKKLFAFSKERVLKGMKPIKIRFVKGANMESEETIASQKGWELPTFYKKIDTDSNYNKMLDFILEGDNYKYINIGIASHNIFEIAYAYTRISEAGALDSFTFEMLEGMSLQCSYQLSKMHDLILYAPVCDEAHFNNAIAYLVRRLDENTSEDNFMRYFFNLKVGDKNWNIQKELFLKSLEGIKTLDNTTHRKQDRNKEQNITSSYESKKFSNESDTDFILVQNRVWAKEIKAKYENLKDYDVYPVIGELDFKAENLNVLEVKDKIEDRVIGKAYLAGEKEIKQALEVAKNSKFTQKSHDEIYQILAKSAKLMRERRGDLIGLAALEVGKTFLEIDPEVSEAIDFIEFYPHSLEELKKQNPKVKFAPKGIGVTIAPWNFPVGISVGTIAAPLAAGNVVIYKPSSLSTLTGYMLCKCFWDAGIPKDALIFLPSKGSDISKYLLVDEAIKFSILTGGEDTAYAMLKANPTLLLSAETGGKNATIVSKFADRDSAIKNIIHSAFSNSGQKCSATSLLVLEEEVYHDEEFKKTLVDAASSMAVGNPFEFKNKLGTLADKPSSKVQKALDELQPYEEWALKPKFLKDNPYLMTPGIKYGTKKGDFTHMNELFIPILSVMKAKDLKEAIDIVNSTGYGLTAGFESLDEREWEYFHTYIEAGNIYINKPTTGAIVLRQPFGGIKKSAIGLGRKVGIYNYITQFLEIKQEDFDDHLIEDKFSKKLAQIDLKEAQDFMNDLIQMSQSYAYHYKNEFSVSKDYVNIRGEDNLFSYTKIKNMVLRLCGNESLKDVLGVVLGANIANIDLSISYDEQDVSMIERIVQSIGAKVLFLKENKENFIKSIKEYERVRYLAKPDVNDEIYKEAAKLAKIIIREKPLLNGRFELLNYFNEKALSISFHRYGNLGIRAIS; via the coding sequence ATGATACAAAAAGCTTTAGCCTTAGCTGAAGAATTGCAAGGACAAATAGAAGCCAATATTTCAAATTCTGAAAAAGAATTTCATGCTAAAATGCAAAAACTTCTTAATAATCCCAAAAATAAAGTTATGCTTATAGAACTTTTAGATCGTTCTTTTAGATGTAAAGATAAAAATGCAAGTTTTGAGCTTATAGAATATACTTTGAGTAAATATGGCATAGCGGATTTTTTTAGCACTTTTGAAAAATTCCTACTTTTTAGCTTTTTAAATTTTGGCAAATTTGCTCCTAATTTAAGTGTACCTTTTTTTGTCAAACATTTAAGAGAAGATACTAAAGCTATGGTTCTAGATGCAAACCCTAGTGTTTTAGAGCCGCATATTAAAAAAAGAAAAGAGCAAGATAAAATCACTTTAAATGTGAATTTAATCGGCGAAGAGGTTTTAGGTGAAGCTGAGAGTAAATATCGTATGCAAAAATATGAAGACGCTTTAAAATCAAGTTATATCACTTATATTTCCATAAAAATTACTACGATTTTTTCACAAATTAATATTATAGATTTTGATTATTCCAAAGAAGAGGTAGTAAAAAGACTAGATTATCTTTATGCTTTAGCCTTAGAAGAAGAGAAAAAACAAGGTGTATCTAAATTTATCAATCTGGATATGGAAGAATTTAGAGATTTAGAACTTACTGTTGCAGCTTTTATGGAAAGTGTGGCTAAATTTGATATTAAAGCGGGGATTGTTTTGCAAGCTTATATTCCTGATTCTTATGAGTATCTTAAAAAACTTTTTGCTTTTTCAAAAGAGAGGGTTTTAAAAGGTATGAAGCCTATTAAGATCCGTTTTGTTAAGGGTGCTAATATGGAAAGTGAAGAAACTATTGCATCTCAAAAAGGCTGGGAGCTTCCTACTTTTTACAAAAAAATAGATACTGATAGCAATTATAATAAAATGCTTGATTTTATTCTTGAAGGAGATAATTATAAATACATCAACATAGGAATTGCAAGTCATAATATCTTTGAGATTGCTTATGCTTATACACGCATAAGTGAAGCGGGTGCTTTAGATTCTTTTACTTTTGAAATGCTTGAAGGTATGAGTTTGCAATGTTCTTATCAATTATCCAAAATGCATGATTTAATCCTTTATGCCCCAGTTTGTGATGAAGCACATTTTAACAATGCTATTGCTTATCTTGTAAGACGCCTTGATGAAAATACAAGTGAAGATAATTTTATGCGTTATTTTTTCAATCTTAAAGTAGGAGATAAAAACTGGAATATCCAAAAAGAACTTTTTTTAAAATCTTTAGAAGGTATAAAAACTCTTGATAATACTACACATCGTAAGCAAGATAGAAATAAAGAGCAAAATATCACAAGTTCTTACGAGAGTAAAAAATTTAGCAATGAAAGTGATACAGATTTTATTTTAGTGCAAAATAGAGTTTGGGCTAAAGAAATTAAAGCTAAATATGAAAATTTAAAAGATTATGATGTTTATCCTGTTATAGGTGAGCTTGATTTTAAAGCAGAAAATTTAAATGTTTTAGAAGTTAAAGATAAGATTGAAGATAGAGTGATAGGAAAGGCTTATTTAGCAGGAGAAAAAGAAATCAAACAAGCTTTAGAAGTAGCTAAAAATTCCAAATTTACACAAAAAAGTCATGATGAAATTTATCAAATTTTAGCCAAAAGCGCAAAACTTATGAGAGAAAGAAGGGGAGATTTAATAGGTTTGGCAGCTTTAGAAGTGGGCAAAACCTTTTTAGAGATCGATCCTGAAGTAAGCGAGGCTATTGATTTTATAGAGTTTTATCCGCACTCTTTAGAAGAGCTTAAAAAACAAAATCCAAAAGTTAAATTCGCACCTAAGGGCATAGGGGTTACCATAGCTCCTTGGAATTTTCCTGTAGGGATTTCAGTGGGCACCATAGCTGCACCACTAGCTGCAGGTAATGTGGTGATTTACAAACCTTCTTCACTTTCAACTCTAACAGGTTATATGCTTTGTAAGTGTTTTTGGGATGCAGGTATTCCAAAAGACGCTTTGATTTTCTTACCTTCAAAAGGAAGTGATATTTCTAAATATTTACTTGTTGATGAAGCGATTAAATTTTCAATTCTTACAGGAGGAGAGGATACTGCTTATGCTATGTTAAAAGCTAATCCAACCTTGCTTTTAAGTGCTGAAACGGGCGGAAAGAATGCGACTATAGTTTCTAAATTTGCTGATCGTGATAGTGCGATTAAAAATATCATTCATTCTGCTTTTAGCAATAGCGGTCAAAAATGTTCAGCTACTTCTTTGCTAGTCTTAGAAGAAGAAGTTTATCATGATGAAGAATTTAAAAAGACTTTAGTAGATGCTGCAAGTTCTATGGCAGTAGGCAATCCTTTTGAATTTAAAAATAAATTAGGTACTTTAGCTGATAAGCCAAGTTCTAAAGTTCAAAAGGCCTTAGATGAATTACAACCTTATGAAGAATGGGCATTAAAACCTAAGTTTTTAAAGGATAATCCTTATTTGATGACTCCAGGCATAAAATATGGCACTAAAAAGGGTGATTTTACTCATATGAATGAACTTTTTATACCGATTTTAAGTGTAATGAAGGCTAAAGACTTAAAAGAAGCTATTGATATAGTAAATTCCACAGGTTATGGTTTAACTGCAGGTTTTGAAAGCTTAGATGAAAGAGAATGGGAGTATTTTCACACTTACATAGAAGCAGGAAATATTTATATTAACAAACCAACCACAGGGGCTATAGTGCTGCGTCAACCTTTTGGTGGGATTAAAAAATCTGCCATAGGTTTGGGTAGAAAAGTGGGAATTTATAATTATATCACTCAATTTTTAGAGATTAAGCAAGAAGATTTTGATGATCATTTAATTGAAGATAAATTTTCAAAAAAATTAGCACAAATAGATTTAAAAGAAGCACAAGATTTTATGAACGATTTAATTCAAATGTCTCAATCTTATGCTTATCATTATAAAAATGAGTTTAGTGTTTCAAAAGATTATGTCAATATTCGTGGAGAAGATAATCTTTTTTCTTATACTAAAATAAAGAATATGGTTTTAAGACTTTGTGGAAATGAAAGCTTAAAAGATGTTTTAGGTGTGGTTTTAGGTGCAAATATTGCAAATATTGATCTAAGTATCAGTTATGATGAACAAGATGTTAGTATGATAGAACGAATTGTTCAAAGCATAGGAGCAAAAGTATTGTTTTTAAAAGAAAATAAAGAAAATTTTATCAAGAGTATTAAAGAATATGAAAGAGTGCGTTATTTAGCAAAGCCAGATGTAAATGATGAGATTTATAAAGAGGCTGCAAAGCTTGCTAAAATCATCATAAGAGAAAAGCCATTGTTAAATGGTCGTTTTGAACTTTTAAATTATTTTAATGAAAAAGCTTTAAGTATATCTTTTCATCGCTATGGAAATTTAGGCATTAGAGCAATATCTTAA
- the selD gene encoding selenide, water dikinase SelD, translating into MQYKNQNLTHFVKAAGUAAKLSPGGLKTILNFMQKTPALLSDIGNNEDASVYQISPDLALVQTLDFITPIVDSAYHFGAIAAANALSDVFAMGAEVINALNIVGFDTCNHDVNILKELLEGANDKVQECNALVVGGHTIESTELFFGLSVTGKVHPGKFIANNTAKVGDCIILTKPLGTGILSTALKAQMLNQKHLDIMLKSMMELNYKASQIALKFHPNAMSDVTGFGLLGHLKEMLNKNISFEIFESELPFLDGVKEYFNMGLIPAGAYKNLEFIKELIPDLNEEKLLLCDPQTSGGLLISISEKESLECLKKLEDENIQAKIIAKVVNKQENDIIIS; encoded by the coding sequence CTGCAATATAAAAATCAAAATTTAACGCATTTTGTTAAAGCAGCAGGTTGAGCAGCGAAATTAAGCCCGGGTGGTCTTAAAACAATTTTAAATTTCATGCAAAAAACTCCTGCTTTACTTAGTGATATCGGAAATAATGAAGATGCAAGCGTATATCAAATCAGTCCCGATTTAGCTTTGGTGCAAACGCTTGATTTTATCACTCCTATAGTAGATAGTGCTTATCATTTTGGTGCTATTGCTGCAGCAAATGCTTTAAGCGATGTTTTTGCTATGGGTGCAGAGGTAATTAATGCCTTAAATATAGTAGGTTTTGATACTTGTAATCATGATGTAAATATCTTAAAAGAGCTTTTAGAAGGTGCAAATGATAAGGTTCAAGAATGCAATGCTTTAGTTGTGGGTGGCCATACTATAGAAAGCACTGAGCTTTTTTTTGGACTTAGTGTTACAGGAAAAGTACATCCTGGTAAATTTATTGCTAATAATACGGCTAAAGTTGGAGATTGTATCATTTTAACCAAGCCTTTAGGAACAGGAATTTTAAGTACAGCTTTAAAGGCACAAATGTTAAATCAAAAACATTTAGATATAATGCTTAAAAGTATGATGGAGTTAAATTATAAAGCCAGTCAAATTGCTCTTAAATTTCATCCAAATGCCATGAGTGATGTCACAGGTTTTGGACTTTTAGGACATTTAAAAGAAATGCTAAATAAAAATATTTCTTTTGAAATTTTTGAAAGTGAACTTCCTTTTTTAGATGGAGTAAAAGAGTATTTTAATATGGGTTTAATTCCTGCTGGAGCTTATAAAAATTTAGAATTTATAAAAGAACTTATCCCTGATTTAAATGAAGAAAAATTATTACTTTGTGATCCGCAAACTTCAGGAGGACTTTTAATTTCTATAAGTGAAAAAGAATCCTTAGAATGTTTAAAAAAACTAGAAGATGAAAATATTCAAGCTAAAATTATTGCCAAGGTTGTAAATAAGCAAGAAAATGATATTATCATTTCTTAA